The Terriglobia bacterium genome includes a window with the following:
- a CDS encoding Rieske (2Fe-2S) protein: MNTTPFQEPEAKPCEQNRRRFLSRLTVLMGSIAGIVVAVPSVAFLLGLRKVPSVWRTVGKLEDFQIGSTVNVAFLDPSPLPWAGVTAQTAAWLRRVSDGQFIAFSVDCTHLGCPIRWLQSAGLFMCPCHGGVFYANGTVASGPPPKPLTQYPVRVQNGEVQILTSPLPITT, from the coding sequence ATGAATACCACTCCCTTCCAGGAACCGGAGGCCAAGCCCTGTGAACAAAACCGACGTCGGTTCTTGTCGCGGCTGACTGTGCTGATGGGCTCGATCGCAGGCATTGTCGTAGCCGTCCCGAGCGTGGCATTCCTGCTCGGCCTTCGCAAAGTCCCGAGCGTCTGGCGTACCGTAGGGAAACTCGAGGATTTCCAGATCGGAAGCACGGTGAACGTGGCGTTCCTGGACCCTTCGCCGCTGCCGTGGGCCGGCGTCACGGCACAGACTGCGGCCTGGCTGCGGCGCGTGAGCGACGGCCAGTTCATCGCCTTCTCGGTGGACTGCACGCATTTGGGCTGCCCGATCCGCTGGTTGCAGAGTGCCGGCCTTTTTATGTGTCCGTGTCACGGCGGCGTCTTCTATGCCAACGGCACGGTGGCTTCGGGACCGCCTCCCAAGCCTCTGACGCAGTATCCGGTGCGGGTCCAGAACGGCGAGGTACAGATCCTGACGAGCCCGCTGCCCATCACCACCTAG
- a CDS encoding cytochrome b N-terminal domain-containing protein, with translation MRIVQRIWNWFDETTGVSSWLVPLAKHPVPHARKSAWFYVLGSATLLVFIVQIVTGISLSSAYVPSAGQAYHTLVFIDSTRFGRIVRGIHYFGASAMIILIGIHAIRVYLFGAYKYPRQMGWLTGVALLFLTLGMAFTGQLLRWDQTGFWTVVIAAEQAGRTPFIGNWLGHFILAGDTAGGATLSRFFALHVFFIPALIFCFLGFHLYLVIRNGISEPPKAGNPVEPKTYRKWYAELLHREGVPFWPDAAWRDAVFGTLVIITIVILAAIIGPAVLGKPPDPSIIEASPRPDWYFLWYYAVLTLIPRWSENYVIILGPLLFIAVLILLPLISAKGERSPLKRPWAFGFVAFIVFMIAYFGRAGHVAPWSPRMEAPPLPASVVGATSGPVADGAKVFYDKGCEFCHTISGYGGIRGPDLTYAGDRMTPAQMETRIYSGAQNMPSYHGNISPQQLSDLLAFLSSRRRKTFGTTAPAAPTK, from the coding sequence ATGCGGATCGTTCAACGCATTTGGAACTGGTTTGACGAAACCACCGGTGTTTCGAGCTGGCTGGTCCCACTGGCCAAACATCCCGTGCCCCATGCTCGAAAGTCGGCGTGGTTCTACGTGCTGGGAAGCGCGACGCTCCTTGTCTTTATCGTGCAGATCGTCACCGGCATCTCCTTGTCCAGCGCGTATGTGCCCTCCGCAGGGCAGGCCTACCATACCCTGGTCTTCATCGACAGCACGCGATTCGGCCGCATCGTCCGCGGCATTCATTATTTCGGCGCCTCGGCGATGATCATTCTTATCGGAATTCACGCCATCCGCGTTTACCTGTTTGGGGCTTACAAATACCCTCGCCAGATGGGATGGCTCACAGGCGTAGCGCTGCTTTTCCTTACGCTTGGGATGGCCTTCACCGGGCAGCTTTTGCGCTGGGACCAGACGGGTTTCTGGACGGTCGTCATCGCCGCGGAACAAGCGGGGCGTACGCCTTTCATCGGCAACTGGCTTGGGCATTTCATCCTTGCCGGCGATACGGCGGGCGGGGCGACGCTCAGCCGGTTCTTTGCTCTCCATGTTTTTTTCATTCCGGCACTGATCTTCTGCTTTCTCGGCTTCCACCTGTACCTCGTGATTCGAAACGGCATTTCAGAACCGCCTAAGGCGGGAAACCCGGTTGAACCGAAAACCTATCGCAAGTGGTACGCTGAACTGCTCCACCGTGAAGGTGTGCCCTTCTGGCCGGACGCGGCCTGGCGCGACGCCGTCTTCGGAACGCTTGTCATTATCACGATTGTTATTTTGGCTGCTATCATTGGGCCCGCGGTCCTCGGAAAGCCTCCGGACCCCAGCATCATTGAAGCTTCTCCTCGCCCGGACTGGTATTTCCTCTGGTATTACGCCGTTCTCACCCTGATCCCGCGCTGGTCGGAAAACTATGTGATCATTCTCGGCCCGCTGCTGTTTATCGCAGTGCTCATTCTGCTGCCGCTGATTTCTGCTAAAGGCGAGCGCAGTCCGTTGAAGCGCCCATGGGCATTCGGATTCGTCGCTTTCATTGTGTTCATGATTGCCTATTTCGGAAGGGCAGGCCACGTGGCACCGTGGTCGCCTCGTATGGAAGCCCCACCTTTGCCGGCTTCTGTGGTTGGCGCGACGAGCGGTCCTGTTGCAGACGGAGCAAAAGTCTTCTATGACAAGGGATGCGAGTTTTGCCATACGATCTCAGGCTACGGAGGCATTCGCGGCCCGGACCTTACCTACGCCGGTGATCGGATGACGCCTGCGCAAATGGAAACCCGCATTTACAGCGGCGCGCAAAACATGCCTTCTTACCACGGAAATATTTCGCCACAGCAGCTCTCGGACCTGCTGGCCTTCCTGAGTTCGCGGCGTAGAAAGACATTTGGCACAACCGCCCCCGCCGCACCGACAAAGTAA
- the narH gene encoding nitrate reductase subunit beta, producing MDVRAQVSMVFHLDKCIGCHTCSLACKNLWTDRPGTEYMWWNNVETKPGTGYPTLYEDQDQYHGGWTLEDGKLRLKLGSRPTELVNISFNPRLPTLDDYYEPFTYRYKDLIDARQGNDQPVARPISMITGEDMEIEAGPNWDDDLSGSPIYAANDPNLQKVMNEDERRQFFEMQQLVFFYLPRICNHCLNPSCVAACPTGAIYKRGEDGIVLVSQEKCQGWRMCVSGCPYKKVYFNWEAGKAEKCILCYPRLETGQAPACMHSCVGKIRYLGVLLYDAERIEETASKPDCDLVEAQREIIQDPFDPEVIRQAMARGMDRKVIEAAQRSPVYKYVKQWKLALPLHPEWRTLPMLFYVPPLLPVTATLSQQGHYELDKDFFSSLESARLPIRYLASLFAAGDEAMVVAVYKKLLAGRMFKRAETVGDIPMEKAAQALEDARLTPEEVEDIYRLTALASFDEMFVIPPMLREVAIEMGVDPHEFQEERGAGFVQLPSRGL from the coding sequence ATGGATGTTCGCGCCCAAGTTTCGATGGTGTTCCACCTCGACAAATGCATCGGCTGCCACACGTGCAGCCTGGCGTGCAAGAATCTCTGGACTGACCGCCCCGGAACGGAATACATGTGGTGGAACAATGTTGAGACCAAGCCGGGGACAGGGTATCCCACTTTATACGAAGACCAGGATCAGTACCACGGCGGATGGACGTTGGAAGACGGGAAGCTCCGGCTCAAGCTGGGTAGCCGACCCACGGAGCTTGTGAATATCAGCTTCAATCCGCGCTTGCCGACGCTCGATGATTACTACGAGCCCTTCACCTACCGTTACAAGGATTTAATTGACGCCCGGCAGGGGAACGACCAGCCCGTCGCCAGACCCATCTCGATGATCACGGGCGAGGATATGGAGATCGAGGCTGGGCCAAATTGGGATGACGACCTGAGTGGTTCGCCCATCTACGCCGCCAACGATCCTAACCTGCAGAAAGTGATGAATGAAGACGAGAGGCGGCAGTTTTTTGAAATGCAGCAGCTCGTTTTTTTCTATCTGCCGCGCATCTGCAACCACTGTCTCAACCCAAGCTGTGTTGCAGCCTGCCCAACCGGGGCCATCTATAAACGCGGCGAGGATGGAATCGTGCTGGTGAGTCAGGAGAAATGCCAGGGCTGGCGAATGTGCGTCTCGGGTTGTCCGTATAAGAAGGTCTATTTCAACTGGGAGGCAGGAAAGGCCGAGAAGTGCATCCTCTGCTATCCGCGGCTCGAGACCGGCCAGGCGCCGGCTTGCATGCACTCGTGCGTGGGCAAAATCCGCTACCTTGGTGTCTTGCTCTATGACGCGGAGCGGATTGAAGAAACGGCGTCCAAGCCAGACTGCGACCTCGTTGAAGCCCAGCGCGAAATAATTCAGGACCCTTTCGATCCCGAGGTCATCCGCCAGGCCATGGCCCGCGGCATGGACCGGAAAGTCATCGAAGCAGCCCAGAGGTCTCCCGTTTACAAATACGTAAAACAATGGAAGCTCGCGCTGCCGCTTCACCCGGAATGGCGGACCCTGCCTATGCTCTTCTACGTGCCGCCCTTGCTGCCCGTGACGGCCACTTTGAGCCAGCAGGGACACTACGAGCTCGATAAGGACTTTTTCAGCTCGCTCGAAAGCGCGCGGCTTCCGATCCGCTATCTGGCCAGCCTGTTCGCGGCGGGCGATGAGGCGATGGTGGTTGCCGTGTACAAAAAGCTGCTTGCCGGACGTATGTTCAAACGCGCCGAGACCGTGGGCGACATCCCAATGGAAAAGGCGGCGCAGGCTTTGGAAGATGCGCGACTGACGCCGGAGGAGGTCGAGGATATTTACCGCCTCACGGCGCTTGCAAGCTTCGATGAGATGTTCGTCATCCCTCCCATGTTGCGCGAGGTGGCGATCGAGATGGGCGTGGACCCGCATGAGTTTCAGGAAGAGCGGGGCGCGGGTTTTGTGCAGTTGCCCTCGCGCGGGCTGTGA
- a CDS encoding molecular chaperone TorD family protein yields the protein MIGIYSLYADVLDYPTPAVFSQLRELSRRTAANHSEAAPPIQRFEEALSCMTLAQLQEIYTSSFDLHPDCTPNLGCHLFGEDVRRNIFMARLKERMDRAQVPTGAELPDHLSLVLRLLDSLRDEDETQALVEDCLVPGVTRILSALQQMTGACPYVPAFQSLLAKLKNAATAASVGADLGPTPREPR from the coding sequence ATGATCGGAATCTACAGCCTCTATGCAGACGTGCTGGATTACCCCACTCCAGCCGTCTTTTCCCAACTGCGTGAGCTTTCTCGCCGGACCGCCGCAAACCATTCTGAGGCTGCGCCGCCCATTCAGCGATTTGAGGAAGCTTTGAGCTGCATGACCCTGGCGCAGCTTCAGGAAATTTACACCTCTTCCTTCGATCTGCATCCTGATTGTACGCCGAACCTTGGCTGCCATCTTTTTGGCGAGGATGTGCGCCGGAACATTTTTATGGCTCGATTGAAAGAGCGCATGGACCGCGCGCAGGTGCCGACGGGCGCCGAGTTGCCCGACCATCTCAGCCTCGTCCTGCGACTTCTGGACTCGCTCCGCGATGAGGATGAAACTCAGGCCCTCGTTGAGGATTGCCTCGTTCCCGGCGTTACTCGAATTCTCTCAGCTTTGCAGCAGATGACCGGGGCGTGTCCTTATGTACCGGCCTTCCAGTCGCTTCTTGCCAAATTGAAAAATGCGGCAACGGCTGCGAGCGTAGGGGCGGATCTCGGACCCACCCCTCGAGAGCCACGCTGA
- a CDS encoding nitrate reductase subunit alpha, giving the protein MSWIKDIMNPETRLWEEFYRNRWQHDKVVRSTHGVNCTGGCSWMVYVKNGIVTWEMQALDYPKLETGLPLYEPRGCQRGIVYSWYIYSPLRIKYPYLRGVLMDFWREARARHQDPVEAWASIVENEEMRGKYQAARGKGGFRRASWDESLEIIAASMIYTAKKYGPDRVIGFSPIPAMSMLSYAAGSRFLQLFGGVLLSFYDLYADFPPASPEVWGEKTDVAESADWFNSKYIVAEGSNLNMTRTPDAHFVVEARHHGAKLVVFSPDFSQVSKHADWWIPVNAGMDGALWMAVNHVVLKEFYVDRQVPYFVDYLKRFSDAPFLVRLEKAGNAYTAAGFLRAQELERYQEAENGEWKLLVLDGPSGEPRMPQGAIGFRWQSQKGKWNLELKDALDGSEINPQLSLLGQHDEVVQVKFLDFGADQTFERGVPVRNLQTTEGVIPVATVFDLLMAQFGVPRGLSGEYPSSYDDEGMAYTPAWQEKFSGVGRETVVQLAREFATTAEKTKGKCTIIVGSGVNHWYHANLNYRAGITTLMLCGCVGVNGGGLNHYTGQEKVTPAASWSTLAMALDWSRPPRLQNGPSFHYVHSNQWRYEGSFPDFHPQDGPFAREHFMDLEAAAVRMGWLPFYPQFNRNPIELAREAGAEGKTTSKEVSEWVAEQLRSGKIHFSVEDPDSPENWPRVWLIWRANALHTSAKGHEYFLRHYLGTHSNAIADEVAHDVVREIKWRDAPLQGKLDLVVDLNFRMDTSALYSDIVLPSASWYEKDDLNTTDLHSYIHPLGAAVPPCWESKSDWDIFRGLAEKTSELARAHFPKPFFDVVMTPLLHDTPDEIAQPRVLDWSKGECKPVPGRTMPHIHVVERDYANLFHKFNSLGPGIKQHGLEDHGIEIPVGELYDEFAKTVPAYEWNANKYPSLADARDAANAILFFAPETNGEMAYRGFKAREREVGLRLADLAEGQRQIRYSFDDLIRQPRRILTSPCWSGIVNNGRAYTGYAMNVERLVPWRTLSGRQHFYLDHEAYLAFGESFPTFKPRISMENTLSLVKTPAGPRSLVLGCITPHGKWHIHSTYYDDLRMLTLSRGVEPFWLNDKDAREIGVEDNDWVEALNDNGVIVTRAVVSARIPRGLCIFYHAPERTIAFPKSPTRNHRRGGGTNSVTRMRLKPVLIAGGYAQHSYRFNDYGPPASDRDTYVVVHKLEGKPQWD; this is encoded by the coding sequence ATGAGCTGGATCAAAGACATCATGAATCCCGAGACGCGCCTCTGGGAGGAGTTCTACCGGAACCGCTGGCAGCACGACAAGGTAGTCCGCAGCACGCACGGTGTGAATTGCACGGGCGGGTGCTCGTGGATGGTTTACGTCAAGAACGGAATCGTCACCTGGGAAATGCAGGCGCTCGATTACCCCAAGCTCGAAACCGGCCTGCCGCTTTATGAACCTCGCGGGTGCCAGCGCGGGATCGTCTATTCCTGGTACATCTATAGCCCCCTCCGTATCAAGTATCCCTATCTGCGCGGCGTGCTGATGGACTTTTGGCGCGAAGCGCGCGCAAGGCATCAGGACCCCGTCGAAGCCTGGGCCTCGATTGTTGAGAACGAAGAGATGCGCGGCAAATATCAGGCGGCGCGGGGCAAAGGCGGATTCCGCCGGGCCAGCTGGGATGAAAGCCTCGAAATCATCGCCGCGTCCATGATTTACACGGCGAAAAAATATGGCCCCGACCGCGTGATTGGCTTTTCGCCCATTCCCGCCATGTCCATGTTGAGTTACGCGGCAGGTTCGCGATTTCTTCAGCTTTTCGGCGGCGTGCTCTTGAGTTTTTATGATCTCTACGCCGATTTTCCACCCGCATCGCCCGAGGTTTGGGGCGAGAAAACCGACGTGGCCGAAAGCGCCGACTGGTTCAACAGCAAATACATCGTGGCCGAAGGCAGTAACCTGAACATGACGCGCACGCCGGATGCCCATTTCGTGGTCGAGGCCCGGCATCATGGGGCGAAGCTTGTTGTCTTCTCGCCTGACTTCAGCCAGGTGTCGAAGCATGCGGATTGGTGGATTCCGGTAAATGCGGGTATGGACGGGGCGCTCTGGATGGCGGTGAACCATGTGGTCCTGAAGGAATTCTACGTTGACCGCCAGGTCCCTTATTTTGTGGATTACTTAAAGCGCTTTTCGGACGCTCCATTCCTGGTCAGGCTCGAAAAGGCCGGGAATGCTTACACCGCGGCGGGATTTCTTCGCGCGCAGGAGCTCGAAAGGTATCAAGAGGCGGAAAACGGCGAATGGAAACTGCTGGTTCTCGACGGGCCCAGTGGAGAGCCGCGAATGCCGCAGGGAGCGATTGGCTTCCGCTGGCAGTCGCAAAAGGGCAAGTGGAACCTGGAACTGAAAGACGCTCTGGACGGATCGGAAATAAACCCGCAACTCAGCCTGCTGGGGCAACACGACGAAGTCGTTCAGGTGAAATTCCTCGACTTCGGCGCCGACCAGACGTTCGAGCGCGGTGTGCCAGTTCGCAACCTTCAGACCACCGAAGGCGTTATTCCGGTTGCCACGGTTTTTGACTTGTTGATGGCCCAATTTGGGGTCCCCCGGGGGCTCTCGGGCGAGTATCCGTCAAGTTACGACGATGAGGGCATGGCGTATACGCCAGCCTGGCAGGAAAAATTCAGTGGGGTCGGGCGAGAGACGGTTGTTCAACTCGCCCGGGAATTCGCCACCACGGCGGAAAAGACAAAGGGAAAGTGCACGATCATCGTCGGGTCGGGCGTCAATCATTGGTATCACGCCAATCTGAACTACCGCGCGGGCATCACGACGCTGATGCTCTGCGGGTGCGTGGGTGTGAACGGGGGCGGACTGAATCATTATACGGGCCAGGAAAAGGTAACGCCGGCGGCCTCCTGGAGCACACTGGCCATGGCGCTCGACTGGAGCCGCCCGCCTCGTTTACAGAACGGGCCCTCGTTCCATTATGTCCACAGCAACCAGTGGCGGTACGAAGGGTCTTTCCCGGATTTTCATCCCCAGGACGGCCCGTTTGCTCGCGAACACTTTATGGACCTTGAGGCCGCTGCCGTTCGCATGGGGTGGCTGCCCTTCTATCCGCAATTCAATCGCAATCCCATCGAACTTGCCCGCGAAGCTGGGGCAGAAGGCAAGACGACCAGCAAGGAAGTCAGCGAATGGGTGGCGGAGCAGTTGCGCTCCGGTAAAATTCATTTCTCTGTCGAGGACCCTGATTCGCCTGAGAACTGGCCGCGAGTGTGGCTGATCTGGCGAGCGAACGCGCTGCACACCAGCGCAAAGGGGCACGAATATTTTCTCCGGCACTATCTTGGGACCCACAGTAACGCCATTGCCGATGAAGTGGCGCACGATGTTGTTCGGGAAATCAAATGGCGCGACGCCCCGCTCCAGGGCAAGCTCGATCTGGTGGTGGACCTGAATTTCCGTATGGACACCTCCGCGCTTTACTCCGATATTGTTCTTCCCTCCGCGAGCTGGTATGAAAAAGACGACCTGAACACAACCGATCTGCATTCGTATATTCATCCGCTGGGCGCGGCGGTGCCTCCTTGCTGGGAATCGAAAAGCGACTGGGACATTTTCCGGGGCCTCGCGGAGAAGACCAGCGAACTCGCGCGAGCGCACTTCCCGAAGCCATTCTTCGACGTGGTCATGACGCCATTGCTTCACGACACGCCGGACGAGATTGCGCAGCCGAGGGTACTGGATTGGTCCAAGGGCGAGTGCAAACCCGTGCCTGGCCGGACCATGCCCCACATTCATGTGGTGGAACGCGACTACGCCAACTTGTTTCACAAGTTTAATTCGCTCGGGCCGGGAATCAAGCAGCACGGCCTGGAGGACCACGGCATCGAAATCCCGGTTGGTGAACTCTATGACGAGTTTGCGAAGACTGTCCCAGCCTATGAGTGGAATGCGAACAAGTATCCCTCGCTGGCCGATGCGCGGGACGCAGCCAACGCCATACTCTTCTTCGCTCCGGAAACCAACGGCGAGATGGCCTATCGCGGCTTCAAGGCAAGGGAACGCGAAGTCGGGCTTCGGCTTGCCGACCTCGCGGAAGGCCAGCGCCAAATCCGGTATAGCTTTGATGACTTGATTCGCCAGCCTCGGCGCATTCTGACCAGCCCGTGCTGGTCGGGGATTGTCAACAACGGCAGGGCTTACACGGGATATGCAATGAACGTGGAGCGCCTTGTCCCCTGGCGGACGCTCAGCGGCCGTCAGCACTTCTACCTTGATCACGAAGCCTATCTCGCCTTTGGTGAATCCTTCCCGACGTTCAAGCCGCGGATCAGCATGGAAAACACCCTGAGCCTGGTCAAAACTCCGGCCGGACCGCGATCGCTGGTGCTCGGCTGCATCACACCGCACGGGAAGTGGCACATCCATTCCACCTATTACGACGACCTCCGTATGCTCACCCTTTCGCGGGGCGTCGAGCCTTTCTGGCTGAACGACAAAGACGCGCGCGAAATCGGCGTGGAGGATAACGACTGGGTCGAGGCTTTAAACGACAACGGCGTCATCGTCACCCGAGCCGTCGTCAGCGCCCGGATTCCGCGCGGGCTGTGCATTTTCTATCACGCGCCCGAACGCACCATCGCTTTTCCGAAATCTCCGACCCGGAACCACCGCCGGGGCGGAGGCACGAACAGCGTGACCCGGATGCGCCTGAAGCCGGTATTGATCGCCGGCGGCTACGCACAGCATTCGTATCGCTTCAATGATTATGGCCCGCCCGCCTCCGACCGGGACACCTACGTGGTTGTCCACAAGCTCGAAGGCAAGCCGCAATGGGATTGA
- the narI gene encoding respiratory nitrate reductase subunit gamma, with product MDAFWFIAFPYLAWVLAIGVGLYRRRARPYSYSSLSSQLLENHKLFWGSVPWHYGITLILLAHLLAAFFPGAAEWLLGSGIRLLILELTGMALAFYALFGLIVLIVRRLPTGSRVRRVTSYVDGIVLGFFLVQVASGLIIAIFYRWGSLWYLRTAVPWFWSLAKLSPDMSTVVALPGFVKLHFVLGFAIILLFPFSRLVHLIMFPVKYLWRPYQVVMWNRRTRRGPAKLEEASR from the coding sequence TTGGACGCTTTCTGGTTTATTGCTTTTCCCTATCTTGCCTGGGTTCTGGCGATCGGCGTTGGCCTCTACCGCCGGCGCGCGCGACCCTACAGCTATTCGAGCCTGTCTTCGCAGCTCCTCGAAAACCACAAGCTTTTTTGGGGCTCGGTGCCCTGGCATTACGGCATTACACTCATCCTGTTGGCGCATTTGCTTGCGGCATTTTTTCCAGGAGCTGCGGAGTGGCTCCTGGGAAGCGGAATCCGGCTGCTCATCCTTGAACTCACAGGTATGGCGCTGGCTTTCTACGCGCTCTTCGGCTTGATCGTATTGATCGTCCGCCGGCTGCCGACCGGTTCTCGCGTCCGCCGTGTTACCTCTTATGTAGACGGGATTGTTCTGGGATTCTTTCTGGTACAGGTCGCCTCAGGTCTGATCATCGCAATTTTCTACCGCTGGGGCAGCCTGTGGTATCTCAGGACTGCTGTCCCCTGGTTCTGGTCTCTGGCGAAACTGAGTCCCGACATGAGCACGGTCGTTGCACTACCAGGTTTTGTCAAACTTCATTTTGTTCTCGGCTTCGCGATCATTCTTCTATTTCCATTTTCGCGACTGGTTCACCTCATCATGTTCCCCGTCAAGTACCTGTGGCGGCCCTATCAGGTCGTGATGTGGAACCGCCGCACACGTCGCGGGCCGGCAAAACTCGAGGAGGCATCGAGATGA